One endosymbiont 'TC1' of Trimyema compressum genomic window, GTGTAAGAATGCCTAACCAGTTGGTTACAGAAGCTATATTTTCTCAAGGTAATTTAGTTATTGCAGCGCCTAGTGCTAATTTATCAGGGAGACCAAGTCCTACAACCGCTAGTCATGTTTTAGAAGACTTAAATGGAAAAATATGGGGAATTATTGATAGTGGGCCTTGTGAAGAAGGAATAGAATCCACCATTGTTTCTCTTGTTGACACTGAGCCAATACTTTTAAGACCTGGATCAATTACTCAGGAAATGATTGAGGAAATAATTGGACCAATTAAAATAGACGACAGTTTGTTATCGGATTATCAAGTTAGGGTAGCTTTAGCGCCTGGTATGAAATATAAGCATTATGCACCTGAGGGTAAAAGCTATATTATTAAACCTAGAGAGTCTAATGATGCCATTCTTAAAATAATAGAGAAAGAAAATATTAAGGAAGAAAAAATTGCGTTATTGGTTTTTGAGAATAATAAAAGTCACTATCAAATTAATGCTGGTCATTTTTTTACCTTAGGAAAAGAGAATAAATTACAAGAAGTTATTCATAATTTCTACAGAGTTCTTAGAGAATGTGATAAACTAGGAGTAGAGCTTTTATTTATTGAATCATCTAAAGAGGAAGGTTTAGGTTTTTCTTATATGAATCGTTTAAAAAAAGCTGCTAATTATAACTATTTAGACAAGGGGGATTAAATGGTTATCTTGTTCGTATGTACAGGAAATACATGTAGAAGTCCTATGGCAGAAGTAATGGCTAGGGACTTTTTTACAAAAAAATAATTTAGATATAAAGGTTTTATAAGCAGGGCTTCAAGGATTAGAAGGGGTACCTGCTAGTTCTCGTGAAAAAGCATTGGAAAATATTGGTTTATCTAGTGAGGATCATAGAAGTCAAGGTCTTACATTAGAATTAATTGAAAATACTGATAAAATTTTAACCATGACCAAAGGTCATGAAGAAGCTATCAAGGCTTATTTTTCTGATGTAGAGAAAATTGAAGAGAAAGCGGAGACCCTAAATTTTTTGCTACAGGCACGGAAGGTGATGTAACAGATCCCTTTATGGGTTCTTTAGCAATATATGAAGTTTGTAGAGATCTTATAAAAGAATTAATTGAACAAGGAAGATGGGAGGATATTTAATGAAAATAGCAATTGCTTCTGACCATGGTGGTTTTGAGTTAAAGGAAACTATAGGCGAAGCACTATTAAAAAAAGGTATCGAAACTATGGATTTTGGAACATTTTCAGAAGAGTCTGTAGATTATCCAGATTTTGCTTTAAAAGTTGGAGAAGCTATTAACAATAAGGAAGCTGATTTAGGTATTTTAGTATGTGGTACAGGCATTGGCATGTCTATAGCTGCCAATAAAATAGATGGCATTCGCTGCGCTTTGTGTAGTGATGTTTATTCTGCAAAAATGACGAGAGGTCATAACAATGCAAATGTATTAGCATTAGGACAAAGAGTGCTTGGCGATGGTTTAGCAATGATGATTGTAGATACATTTATTAATAGCCATTTTGAGGGTGGTCGTCATCAAAGAAGGCTAGATAAAATAAAAGACATAGAAAATGGCTATAAAGGAAATGATGGCAATGAAGCGTAAAAGCTGGGATACATACTTTATGGAAATAGCTGATCGCGTTAAAGATAGAAGTACTTGCCAAAGAAGACAGGTAGGTGCTTTAGTTGTTAAAGATAAAAGAATTAAGGGAACAGGCTACAATGGTAGCCCACCTGGGTTGCCTCACTGTACAGAAGTTGGATGTTATGAGGTCAATGGTCGTTGTAAGAGAACAATTCATGCTGAGATTAATGCTATTTTAGAGTGTACACCAGAGGAAAGAGCAGGTGCAACTATTTATATTACAGACCAACCTTGTTTTGAATGTACAAAAGTAATAATTGCTTCAGGGATTACGAGGGTTCTATACAGAAATCCATACGATAATGATGTAGATTTATTTTTAGAAGCGCCGCATATTGAAGTAATTAAATGGGAGGATAAAAATGAAAGTAATTAGTGTTTTTGGCACGAGACCAGAAGCCATTAAAATGGCACCATTAGTGAAGGCCTTAGAAAAAGAACCTTCTATTAATTCTAAAGTAATAGTAACGGCACAACATAGAGATATGTTAGACCAAGTGTTAGGCTTATTTGATATTGTTCCTGACTATGATTTGGATATTATGAAAAGCGGACAAACATTGACAGATGTGACAACAAGAATATTAGAAGGTCTATCTCCAATTTTAAAGGAAGAAAAACCAGATGTTGTTTTAGTTCATGGTGATACCAGCACAACTTTTGCATCTGCATTAGCTGCTTTTTATGAAAAAATTGCTGTAGGACATGTTGAGGCAGGTTTGAGAACTGGTAATAAGTATTCTCCTTATCCAGAAGAGATGAACAGACAGTTAACTACAAAATTAACAGATTATCATTTTGCGCCAACTGAAAAAGCAAAAAACAATTTACTAGCAGAAGGTATTGATCCAAAGACTATTTATGTTACAGGCAATACAGTTATTGATGCTCTTTTATCTGTAGCTAAAAAGCCTTTTGATGTTCAGACAATTCCTGGACTTGAAAATATTGATTTTAATAAGAAAATAATTTTAGTAACAGCACATAGAAGAGAAAATCTAGGCGTTCATATGGAAAATATTTTCTCTGCAATTAAAGATATTTTAAATGAAGAAAAGGGCGTAGAAGTTATTTTTCCTATTCATAAAAATCCAAAAGTAAGAGAAATTGCCTATAGCTTTTTAGGAGATAATAAACAGGTTCATTTTATTGAACCATTAGATTATCAACCTTTTGTGAAAGTAATGGAAAAAGCCAACCTTATTTTAACAGATTCTGGTGGCATTCAAGAAGAAGCGCCTTCTTTAGCAAAACCAGTTTTAGTTTTAAGAGACACAACTGAAAGACCTGAAGCTGTTGAAGCAGGAACGGTTGTTTTAGCAGGTGTTAACAAAGAGGACATCTACAATGAAGCAATGCTTTTATTAAGAGATAAGGAAGTTTATAATAAAATGGCAAATGCTACTAACCCTTATGGTGATGGTAAAACAAGTGAACGCATTGCTTCTATTCTATCTAGAGGAGGCAATGACTAATGCTAAAAGGAGTAGTAGGATTTCTAGGTATGTTTTTTGTTATGTTACCATTTTTCTTAATTAATATTAAAATTATTAAAATTAAAAATAATGGTAAATTTGTTAGAGTTTTTCTTGTTCTTTTAGTTTTAATGATCGCAGCAGCAGTAGTAGTTGGTCTAAGTTTATATCCAATTGGAGAAAACACTTTAATTGGTGGACTTTTTGCATTTGCCGTTTATGTAGTATTAATTGTT contains:
- a CDS encoding L-threonylcarbamoyladenylate synthase; its protein translation is MKTEYFKALESLDNVALNLIIDAYKKGELIAFPTETVYGLGADAFNEEAVNLVYKVKGRPSDNPLILHIGQLSQLEEIVETIPEKGKSLIKAFWPGPLTLVLNEKKNLFPKNIGINGTIGVRMPNQLVTEAIFSQGNLVIAAPSANLSGRPSPTTASHVLEDLNGKIWGIIDSGPCEEGIESTIVSLVDTEPILLRPGSITQEMIEEIIGPIKIDDSLLSDYQVRVALAPGMKYKHYAPEGKSYIIKPRESNDAILKIIEKENIKEEKIALLVFENNKSHYQINAGHFFTLGKENKLQEVIHNFYRVLRECDKLGVELLFIESSKEEGLGFSYMNRLKKAANYNYLDKGD
- a CDS encoding deoxycytidylate deaminase, producing the protein MKRKSWDTYFMEIADRVKDRSTCQRRQVGALVVKDKRIKGTGYNGSPPGLPHCTEVGCYEVNGRCKRTIHAEINAILECTPEERAGATIYITDQPCFECTKVIIASGITRVLYRNPYDNDVDLFLEAPHIEVIKWEDKNESN
- the wecB gene encoding non-hydrolyzing UDP-N-acetylglucosamine 2-epimerase, translated to MKVISVFGTRPEAIKMAPLVKALEKEPSINSKVIVTAQHRDMLDQVLGLFDIVPDYDLDIMKSGQTLTDVTTRILEGLSPILKEEKPDVVLVHGDTSTTFASALAAFYEKIAVGHVEAGLRTGNKYSPYPEEMNRQLTTKLTDYHFAPTEKAKNNLLAEGIDPKTIYVTGNTVIDALLSVAKKPFDVQTIPGLENIDFNKKIILVTAHRRENLGVHMENIFSAIKDILNEEKGVEVIFPIHKNPKVREIAYSFLGDNKQVHFIEPLDYQPFVKVMEKANLILTDSGGIQEEAPSLAKPVLVLRDTTERPEAVEAGTVVLAGVNKEDIYNEAMLLLRDKEVYNKMANATNPYGDGKTSERIASILSRGGND
- the rpiB gene encoding ribose 5-phosphate isomerase B — translated: MKIAIASDHGGFELKETIGEALLKKGIETMDFGTFSEESVDYPDFALKVGEAINNKEADLGILVCGTGIGMSIAANKIDGIRCALCSDVYSAKMTRGHNNANVLALGQRVLGDGLAMMIVDTFINSHFEGGRHQRRLDKIKDIENGYKGNDGNEA